In Gossypium arboreum isolate Shixiya-1 chromosome 6, ASM2569848v2, whole genome shotgun sequence, the following are encoded in one genomic region:
- the LOC108478279 gene encoding 17.6 kDa class II heat shock protein-like, giving the protein MDFRNFGFNSPLITILEDMLDIPEEQEKSKNNPSRTYVRDAKAMAATPADVMEYPTSYVFIVDMPGISHSEIKVHVEDENVLVVCGERKREKEKDEKEGVKYVRMERRVGKFMRKFQLPDNANMDKISAVCQDGVLRVTVEKLPPPEPKKPKTIEVKVA; this is encoded by the coding sequence ATGGATTTCAGGAACTTTGGGTTCAATTCTCCGCTGATAACAATCCTGGAAGACATGCTGGACATCCCGGAGGAGCAAGAGAAGTCGAAGAACAACCCATCTCGAACCTACGTTCGAGACGCAAAGGCGATGGCAGCGACACCGGCCGATGTTATGGAGTACCCGACATCCTACGTGTTCATCGTGGACATGCCAGGGATAAGCCACAGCGAGATCAAGGTGCACGTGGAAGATGAGAACGTGCTGGTGGTGTGTGGGGAACGAAAGCGAGAGAAAGAGAAAGATGAGAAAGAAGGGGTGAAGTATGTGAGGATGGAGAGGAGAGTTGGGAAGTTTATGAGGAAGTTCCAGTTGCCTGATAATGCGAACATGGATAAGATTTCAGCTGTATGTCAGGATGGGGTTTTGAGAGTGACTGTGGAGAAACTGCCCCCTCCTGAGCCTAAAAAGCCTAAGACCATTGAGGTCAAAGTTGCTTGA
- the LOC108477669 gene encoding ankyrin repeat-containing protein BDA1-like codes for MAEILESKLYEAAAEGNVTIFLELIRQDHLLLDRVLVNYAIETPLDVAAMLGHTDFVKEIIQRKPEFTRELDSRGSSPLHLASAKGYVDTAKALLFVNPDMCLAVDIEDRNPLHLAAMKGQVHVLNELVRVRPQAARVTVSWEETILHLCVKYGQFESFKALVDVMNNQEFVNAKDDYGMTVLHLAVAYKQIETVKFLLTSTSVEVNGLNANGLTAMDVLAQSRRGLKDFDIAESLRDAGALRAAEILHLKTETTPLIAQNVATNQPDTEYQWVQKTYKKEDWLTRKRDSLMVVASLMATMSFQAGLTPPGGLWQDDFTGTATERSHEAGHSIIADKNQSYYTQYLAANTISFMASMSIILLLVTGLPFQRRFFMWILTVTVWIAITSMAITYRISLLFITPKSQELDVTQVLDYALRAWLAVMSFLLLAHTIRLTLNVFKKVEYVLGKKERPPPPLPYPNNIDF; via the exons ATGGCAGAAATATTGGAAAGCAAGCTTTATGAAGCAGCAGCAGAAGGGAACGTAACTATTTTCTTAGAATTAATTCGACAGGATCACTTGCTTCTTGATAGAGTGCTGGTTAATTATGCCATTGAGACTCCTTTAGATGTTGCAGCAATGCTTGGACATACAGATTTTGTGAAGGAGATAATACAAAGGAAGCCAGAGTTCACCAGAGAACTAGATTCAAGAGGTTCATCACCTCTCCACTTGGCATCAGCCAAAGGGTATGTTGACACAGCTAAAGCATTGCTATTTGTAAACCCTGACATGTGCCTGGCTGTGGATATAGAAGATAGAAACCCTCTTCATCTTGCAGCCATGAAAGGCCAGGTTCATGTTTTGAATGAGCTAGTCCGTGTTAGACCGCAAGCGGCTCGAGTCACCGTGTCATGGGAAGAGACCATATTGCATTTGTGTGTCAAGTATGGACAATTTGAGTCTTTCAAGGCATTGGTTGACGTAATGAACAACCAAGAATTTGTGAATGCTAAAGATGATTATGGCATGACAGTTTTGCACCTAGCTGTTGCTTACAAGCAAATTGAG ACAGTAAAATTTTTGCTTACCAGTACCAGCGTTGAAGTAAATGGTCTAAATGCAAATGGTTTAACTGCAATGGACGTTCTTGCGCAAAGTAGGAGAGGATTGAAAGACTTTGACATTGCCGAGTCCCTTCGAGATGCTGGAGCTCTAAGAGCCGCAGAAATTTTACATTTGAAGACTGAAACAACACCTCTAATTGCTCAAAATGTTGCAACCAACCAACCAGACACAGAATATCAGTGGGTGCAAAAGACTTACAAGAAGGAAGATTGGCTAACAAGAAAACGAGATTCATTGATGGTGGTGGCATCGCTTATGGCAACAATGTCTTTCCAAGCTGGACTAACCCCTCCTGGTGGTTTATGGCAAGATGATTTCACAGGAACAGCCACCGAGAGATCTCACGAAGCAGGACATTCAATAATAGCAGATAAGAACCAAAGCTATTATACTCAGTATCTTGCTGCCAACACAATAAGTTTCATGGCATCGATGAGCATCATCTTGCTGCTGGTTACAGGATTGCCTTTCCAGCGAAGATTTTTCATGTGGATTTTGACTGTGACTGTGTGGATTGCTATCACATCCATGGCCATTACATACAGAATTTCACTTCTTTTCATTACACCAAAATCACAGGAACTAGACGTCACTCAAGTGCTCGATTATGCTCTCAGGGCATGGCTTGCGGTGATGTCTTTTCTTCTTTTGGCTCATACCATACGCCTGACTCTAAATGTTTTCAAGAAAGTAGAATATGTACTAGGGAAAAAGGAAAGGCCGCCGCCGCCATTACCGTACCCAAATAACATCGACTTCTAA